A section of the Streptomyces sp. V3I8 genome encodes:
- a CDS encoding glutaminase, whose translation MVIMRSTLTFQPVLDRIAAEIARSPARGRPADYIPALAACDPARFGMAVAELDGTVYGVGDWRQPFSTQSITKVFTLALDLAREADELWEHVGREPSGNPFNSLVQLEYENGIPRNPFINAGALVVTDRLHTRTGDAAGTLLDFLRAESGNDGLSIDEDVAASEAAHGDRNAALGHFMASYGNIDNPVPVLLDEYFRQCSVEASCADLALATGFLARHGIRSDGSRLLTQSQAKQVNAVMLTCGTYDAAGEFAYRVGLPGKSGVGGGVIAVVPGRCTLCAWSPGLDEHGNSVAGVAALDRFTTLTGLSVF comes from the coding sequence ATGGTGATCATGCGCTCGACCCTCACCTTCCAGCCCGTTCTCGACCGCATCGCCGCCGAGATCGCACGGTCCCCCGCCCGTGGCCGCCCCGCCGACTACATCCCGGCCCTCGCCGCCTGCGACCCGGCCCGGTTCGGGATGGCCGTCGCGGAGCTGGACGGCACGGTGTACGGCGTCGGCGACTGGCGGCAGCCGTTCTCGACGCAGTCCATCACCAAGGTCTTCACCCTCGCCCTGGACCTGGCCCGCGAGGCGGACGAGCTCTGGGAGCACGTCGGCCGCGAGCCCTCCGGCAACCCCTTCAACTCCCTCGTCCAGCTGGAGTACGAGAACGGCATCCCCCGCAACCCCTTCATCAACGCCGGTGCCCTCGTCGTCACCGACCGCCTGCACACCCGGACCGGCGACGCGGCAGGCACCCTCCTCGACTTCCTGCGCGCGGAGAGCGGCAACGACGGCCTCTCCATCGACGAGGACGTCGCCGCCTCCGAGGCCGCCCACGGCGACCGCAACGCGGCGCTCGGCCACTTCATGGCCTCGTACGGGAACATCGACAACCCGGTCCCGGTGCTCCTGGACGAGTACTTCCGCCAGTGCTCCGTCGAGGCCTCCTGCGCCGACCTGGCCCTGGCCACCGGCTTCCTCGCCCGCCACGGCATCCGCTCCGACGGCTCCCGCCTCCTGACGCAGAGCCAGGCCAAGCAGGTCAACGCGGTCATGCTGACGTGCGGCACGTACGACGCGGCCGGCGAGTTCGCCTACCGCGTCGGCCTGCCCGGCAAGAGCGGCGTCGGCGGCGGGGTCATCGCCGTCGTCCCCGGCCGCTGCACGCTCTGCGCGTGGAGCCCGGGCCTGGACGAACACGGCAACTCGGTGGCGGGCGTCGCGGCCCTGGACCGTTTCACGACCCTCACGGGTCTGTCGGTGTTCTGA
- a CDS encoding D-alanyl-D-alanine carboxypeptidase family protein, with protein MTIGFSARTVVSCSALCVAGALVLMPGPAAAHGGAHPGIHGAHTGTDSAPTAPAPGTAEPPPSPLDRPGTQVTPRAGAPGVPRDLSARSWLVADADTGEVLAAHDAHAALPPASTLKTLFAVTVLPMLPPAVRHTVTEADLAGIGSGSSLVGVRAGRTYRASDLWRGVFLNSGNDAVRVLARMNGGWESTAAQMQARARALGARDTRVVSPDGYDMPGQVSSAYDLAVFGRAGLRNTDFVRYCATARATFPGDGRAYEIRNTNRLLTGADGVAPYPGLIGIKNGSTSRAGSTLVAAARRDGHTLVVTVMDPRAGGRFAVYEEARSLLDWGFAALGRVEPVGSLLPRPVARAAPGPAAPTPTRPGSSPATASAPQAGPAAGPAGGTGVSGDDRNWLVTAGTLAGAAGLGGGAVALALRLHGRRGGRSARD; from the coding sequence ATGACCATCGGATTCTCTGCCCGCACCGTCGTCTCCTGCTCCGCTCTCTGCGTCGCCGGGGCCCTCGTTCTCATGCCGGGACCGGCCGCGGCCCACGGCGGGGCGCACCCGGGCATCCATGGCGCACACACCGGGACGGACAGCGCCCCCACCGCGCCCGCGCCGGGCACCGCCGAACCGCCCCCTTCGCCGCTGGACCGCCCCGGGACACAGGTCACACCCCGGGCCGGGGCGCCCGGAGTGCCGCGGGACCTCTCCGCACGGTCCTGGCTGGTGGCCGACGCCGACACCGGCGAGGTGCTCGCGGCACACGACGCACATGCCGCGCTGCCGCCCGCCAGCACGTTGAAGACCCTCTTCGCGGTGACCGTGCTCCCGATGCTGCCCCCGGCGGTCCGGCACACCGTCACCGAGGCGGACCTGGCCGGCATCGGCTCCGGCAGCAGCCTGGTCGGCGTCCGCGCGGGGCGTACCTACCGGGCGTCCGACCTGTGGCGGGGCGTCTTCCTGAACTCCGGCAACGACGCCGTGCGCGTACTCGCCCGGATGAACGGCGGCTGGGAGAGCACGGCCGCCCAGATGCAGGCCAGGGCACGGGCCCTGGGCGCCCGTGACACCCGGGTCGTCTCACCCGACGGCTACGACATGCCCGGCCAGGTGTCGTCCGCGTACGACCTCGCGGTCTTCGGACGCGCGGGACTGCGGAACACGGACTTCGTCCGCTACTGCGCCACCGCCCGGGCGACGTTCCCCGGCGACGGCCGGGCGTACGAGATCCGGAACACCAACCGGCTGCTGACCGGTGCCGACGGGGTCGCCCCCTACCCGGGGCTCATCGGCATCAAGAACGGCTCCACCTCCCGGGCCGGCAGCACCCTCGTCGCCGCCGCGCGCCGGGACGGGCACACCCTCGTCGTGACGGTGATGGACCCCCGGGCGGGCGGCCGGTTCGCCGTGTACGAGGAGGCGCGCTCGCTGCTCGACTGGGGGTTCGCAGCCCTGGGGCGGGTCGAACCGGTCGGCTCGCTCCTGCCGCGCCCCGTCGCCCGGGCCGCCCCGGGTCCGGCGGCCCCGACGCCCACGCGCCCCGGTTCCTCGCCCGCCACGGCATCCGCTCCGCAGGCCGGACCGGCGGCGGGGCCGGCCGGTGGGACCGGTGTCTCCGGCGACGACCGGAACTGGCTCGTGACGGCGGGGACACTGGCGGGCGCCGCGGGTCTCGGCGGGGGCGCCGTGGCACTGGCCCTGCGACTCCACGGCAGGCGCGGCGGACGGTCCGCGCGGGACTGA
- the rho gene encoding transcription termination factor Rho, translating into MPPASQASSRRSRRCAAREVTLPAPQDVRTPPLLRLLPTLPMQEERVSVPERTPLMTTTLERPPTPVTQETATGVLDITSGGQGHLRAGNLLPGGADPQVSAALIRRYGLRRGDLVEGLRGGRQRALTEVRRINDRPAEEARRRPHFRDLTPLHPHERLRLEHPAGGVTTRLVDLVAPVGKGQRGLIVAPPKTGKTVLLQQLAAAVAGNHPEARLMVVLLDERPEEVTDMRRSVRGEVLASTFDQSPGQHIALAELAIERAKRLVEAGQDVVILLDSLTRLCRAHNNAAAAGGRTLSGGVDASSLQGPKRFFGAARLTEEGGSLTILATALVETGSRADDYYFEELKSTGNMELRLDRTLASRRVFPAVDITPSGTRREELLVPAAELAALRGLRRALHSRGDGQAGLETLLERLRRTPDNATFLRQVQQTVPGAQ; encoded by the coding sequence ATGCCGCCGGCATCACAGGCCTCGTCCCGTCGTTCCCGGCGGTGCGCGGCGCGAGAGGTGACGCTTCCCGCCCCGCAGGACGTGCGGACACCGCCCCTGCTCCGGCTCCTCCCCACCCTCCCCATGCAAGAAGAACGCGTATCCGTCCCCGAAAGGACACCCCTCATGACCACCACACTCGAACGCCCGCCCACTCCCGTCACACAGGAGACGGCCACCGGCGTACTCGACATCACCTCCGGCGGGCAGGGCCACCTGCGCGCCGGGAACCTGCTCCCCGGCGGAGCCGACCCCCAGGTCTCCGCCGCCCTGATCCGCCGGTACGGCCTGCGCAGGGGCGACCTCGTCGAAGGCCTGCGCGGCGGCCGGCAGCGCGCCCTGACCGAGGTGCGGCGGATCAACGACCGCCCCGCCGAAGAGGCGCGCCGGCGCCCGCACTTCCGGGACCTGACCCCGCTGCACCCGCACGAGCGGCTGCGGCTCGAACACCCCGCGGGCGGGGTGACCACCCGCCTCGTCGACCTGGTCGCACCGGTCGGCAAGGGCCAGCGCGGCCTGATCGTCGCCCCGCCCAAGACCGGCAAGACCGTGCTGCTCCAGCAGCTGGCCGCAGCCGTCGCCGGCAACCACCCCGAGGCCCGTCTGATGGTGGTGCTCCTCGACGAACGTCCCGAGGAGGTCACCGACATGCGCCGCTCCGTACGCGGCGAGGTGCTCGCCTCCACCTTCGACCAGAGTCCCGGGCAGCACATCGCGCTCGCCGAGCTGGCGATCGAACGCGCCAAGCGGCTCGTCGAGGCGGGCCAGGACGTCGTGATCCTCCTCGACTCGCTCACCCGGCTGTGCCGGGCCCACAACAACGCTGCCGCCGCGGGCGGCCGCACCCTCAGCGGCGGGGTCGACGCCTCGTCGCTCCAGGGGCCCAAGCGGTTCTTCGGCGCCGCGCGCCTCACCGAGGAGGGCGGTTCGCTCACCATCCTCGCCACGGCCCTCGTGGAGACCGGCTCCCGTGCCGACGACTACTACTTCGAGGAGCTCAAGAGCACCGGCAACATGGAGCTGCGTCTTGACCGCACCCTCGCGTCCCGCCGCGTCTTCCCCGCCGTCGACATCACCCCGTCGGGCACCCGCCGCGAGGAACTGCTCGTTCCGGCCGCCGAGTTGGCGGCTCTGCGCGGCCTGCGCCGCGCCCTGCACTCCCGCGGTGACGGCCAGGCGGGCCTCGAGACCCTGCTGGAGCGCCTGCGGCGGACCCCGGACAACGCGACGTTCCTGCGCCAGGTGCAGCAGACGGTGCCGGGAGCGCAGTAG
- a CDS encoding flavin-dependent monooxygenase — protein sequence MADAGIVERVRELRPLIRRNALRAERERRIPDEVVAALSGTGVHRMNVPRRYGGHQSPLRTQVDAFAEIAAECASTAWVTLGQAGVSYIAALFPDEAQDDFFTGPYGPDVRIGGTLVPGATAVPCDGGYRVDGPSAFATGCHHAQWHLLTAAVVPSDGRPLPGPPETVYVAVPMSELEILDDWDATGLAGTGSNTVVARDIPVPAHRVLPVGQMLAGRTPSKTNADDPFYRMPVLLLFCAWAASAALGMGRAALAEFGGRIHRRGITYTFHERQHEATVTHLQFAEARMRVSAAELVVARLVDEIGTKARDGDPYTPLERARIRAESGYVTRLCREAVDLLASAAGASSLQRDVPMQRIARDMQALCLHSFVNPATNLEIYGRVLSGLDPGTPFL from the coding sequence ATGGCCGATGCCGGGATCGTCGAGCGGGTACGGGAACTGCGGCCGCTGATCCGGCGGAACGCACTGCGCGCCGAGCGCGAACGGCGGATACCGGACGAGGTGGTCGCCGCCCTCTCCGGCACCGGCGTGCACCGGATGAACGTCCCCCGCCGGTACGGCGGTCACCAGAGTCCGCTGCGCACCCAGGTCGACGCCTTCGCCGAGATCGCCGCCGAGTGCGCCTCCACGGCCTGGGTGACACTGGGTCAGGCCGGCGTCTCGTACATCGCGGCCCTCTTCCCCGACGAGGCGCAGGACGACTTCTTCACCGGGCCGTACGGTCCGGACGTCAGGATCGGCGGCACGCTCGTCCCCGGTGCCACGGCGGTGCCCTGCGACGGGGGGTACCGCGTGGACGGGCCCTCGGCCTTCGCGACCGGCTGTCACCACGCGCAGTGGCACCTGCTGACGGCCGCGGTCGTGCCGTCCGACGGGCGGCCTCTGCCGGGGCCGCCCGAGACGGTGTACGTCGCGGTCCCGATGTCCGAGCTGGAGATCCTGGACGACTGGGACGCCACGGGTCTCGCCGGTACCGGCAGCAACACCGTCGTGGCCCGGGACATTCCCGTCCCCGCGCACCGGGTGCTGCCGGTCGGGCAGATGCTCGCCGGACGGACCCCGTCGAAGACCAACGCCGACGATCCCTTCTACCGCATGCCGGTACTGCTGCTGTTCTGCGCGTGGGCGGCGTCGGCGGCGCTGGGCATGGGGCGGGCGGCGCTCGCGGAGTTCGGCGGACGCATCCACCGGCGCGGTATCACGTACACCTTCCACGAGCGGCAGCACGAGGCCACCGTCACGCACCTCCAGTTCGCCGAGGCGCGGATGAGGGTCTCCGCCGCCGAACTGGTGGTCGCGCGGCTGGTCGACGAGATCGGGACGAAGGCCCGCGACGGCGACCCGTACACCCCGCTGGAGCGGGCCAGGATCCGCGCCGAGAGCGGCTATGTCACCCGGCTCTGCAGGGAGGCCGTCGACCTGCTCGCCTCGGCGGCCGGCGCCTCCTCCCTCCAGCGGGACGTGCCCATGCAGCGCATCGCGCGTGACATGCAGGCCCTGTGCCTGCACTCCTTCGTCAATCCCGCCACCAACCTGGAGATCTACGGTCGCGTACTCTCGGGCCTCGACCCGGGCACCCCCTTCCTGTGA